In Deinococcus depolymerans, the following are encoded in one genomic region:
- the pulA gene encoding pullulanase-type alpha-1,6-glucosidase translates to MKRLATLLTVALAASAAAQTTLPADTARVHYQRSDGAYAGWGLHVWEDTTAQVAWDRPLAQGGKDDFGAYFDIPLKPGAQKLGFIVHKGDTKDADRDLWFDLSRGRELFLKSGSANVAYAKAGPFTVDASKAPATQAAPAAPATTAPATPAAAGAAQPIPKNVLRVRYVRPDGKYDGWGLHVWEDTTAQVEWSKPLVQTGVDAGGAYWDVPLKAGAAKVGFIVHRGDEKDPGPDFFADPGKGNEVTVTSGKADFAYGAPAVLSDPPVPAGAARINYYRPDGKYDGWGLHAWEDTTAQVEWSKPLTPTGTNSFGVYWDVPMKTDWKKLGFIVHNGDSKDPGADQFLMNEMGNQAWIVSGNAAVNTTRPDTSVRTVGDLTRAQAVMLSRDLIAVKPEFVQPGALLTLHAARAGGLKLTGAGVDGGDTLTLEEVEGGLNAALKAKAPYLSGYALLRVRPEEAARIGAALQGQVAVSSVMPDGTVLDATGVQTAWALDDLFAYDGALGAQWQGNVPTLRLWAPTAQDVKLRLTVPGGQETVVPMTRDAKGVWTVKGAQTWRGAAYRYEVKVYAPSTGKVETNLVTDPYSVALTRGSARSVLLDLNDPATRPQGWDALKKPALRSAGDLSFYELHLRDFSAADSTVPAAQRGTYLAFTLPGSDGVKHLKALADAGLKAVHLLPTFDIATISEDKAAWKSPGDLSRFAPNSDEQQKAVTAVKDADAYNWGYDPYHYMVPEGSYAVNPDQRTLEYRRMVAALNGMGLRVVQDVVFNHTAASGQADRSVLDRIVPGYYHRLNASGGVENSTCCSNTATEHVMMRKLMVDTLVLMAKAYKVDGFRFDLMGHHMVADLQAARKALDALTVQKDGVDGKSIYLYGEGWDFGEVQGNKRGPNATQLNLFGQGIGTFNDRLRDAVRGGNPFGGLQEQGFATGLFVLPNGQPANADKARALSLADQVRIGLTGNLRDYRFTDATGKTVKGAEVNYNGAPAGYAASPREAITYVSAHDNQTLFDAVLLKAPLSATSAQRTRMQNLANSVVLLGQGLPFSYAGDEILRSKSFDTDSYNSGDWFNTLDFTGKSNGFGRGLPPAEKNEANWNLYRGLLGNPALKPSAADIQRAFDHYREMLRVRYSSTLFRMDTAAQVGQGLTFLNVGPAQQPGVIAMKLSGAISPTNPYRNVVVVFNATGQGVTLSDAALAGLNLGLHPALAAGTDATVKTSRASGNSVTVPALTTAVFVGK, encoded by the coding sequence ATGAAAAGACTGGCGACCCTTCTGACGGTCGCGCTGGCTGCTTCGGCAGCGGCGCAAACAACCCTCCCTGCCGACACCGCGCGGGTGCACTACCAGCGCTCGGACGGCGCCTACGCGGGCTGGGGCCTGCACGTCTGGGAGGACACCACCGCCCAGGTCGCCTGGGACAGACCGCTCGCCCAGGGCGGCAAGGACGACTTCGGCGCGTACTTCGACATTCCGCTGAAGCCCGGCGCGCAGAAGCTGGGGTTCATCGTCCACAAGGGCGACACCAAGGACGCCGACAGGGACCTGTGGTTCGACCTGAGCCGGGGCCGCGAGCTGTTCCTGAAGTCCGGCAGCGCGAACGTGGCGTACGCGAAGGCCGGGCCGTTCACCGTGGACGCCAGCAAGGCGCCCGCCACGCAGGCCGCCCCCGCCGCCCCAGCGACCACTGCCCCGGCCACCCCGGCGGCAGCAGGTGCCGCGCAGCCCATCCCGAAGAACGTGCTGCGCGTGCGCTACGTGCGCCCGGACGGGAAGTACGACGGGTGGGGCCTGCACGTCTGGGAGGACACGACCGCGCAGGTCGAGTGGAGCAAGCCCCTGGTGCAGACCGGGGTGGATGCGGGCGGGGCGTACTGGGACGTGCCCCTGAAGGCAGGCGCGGCGAAGGTCGGGTTCATCGTGCACAGGGGTGACGAGAAGGACCCCGGCCCGGACTTCTTCGCGGACCCCGGCAAGGGGAACGAGGTGACCGTCACGAGCGGCAAGGCCGACTTCGCGTACGGGGCGCCCGCCGTCCTCAGCGACCCGCCCGTCCCGGCTGGCGCGGCCCGCATCAACTACTACCGCCCGGACGGGAAGTACGACGGGTGGGGCCTGCACGCCTGGGAGGACACGACCGCGCAGGTCGAGTGGAGTAAGCCCCTGACGCCCACCGGCACGAACAGCTTCGGCGTGTACTGGGACGTGCCCATGAAGACCGACTGGAAGAAACTGGGGTTCATCGTGCATAACGGCGACAGCAAGGATCCGGGCGCGGATCAGTTCCTGATGAACGAGATGGGCAATCAGGCGTGGATCGTCAGTGGCAACGCGGCCGTGAACACCACCCGCCCGGACACCAGTGTGCGCACGGTGGGCGACCTGACCCGCGCGCAGGCGGTGATGCTCTCGCGGGACCTGATCGCGGTGAAGCCGGAGTTCGTGCAGCCGGGCGCGCTGCTGACCCTGCACGCCGCGCGGGCCGGCGGCCTGAAACTGACCGGCGCGGGCGTGGACGGCGGCGACACCCTGACGCTGGAGGAGGTCGAGGGGGGCCTGAACGCCGCCCTGAAGGCGAAAGCCCCGTACCTGAGCGGTTACGCGCTGCTGCGGGTGCGCCCCGAGGAGGCCGCGCGCATCGGGGCCGCGTTGCAGGGTCAGGTGGCGGTGAGCAGCGTCATGCCGGACGGCACGGTCCTGGACGCGACCGGCGTGCAGACCGCCTGGGCGCTGGACGACCTGTTCGCGTACGACGGCGCGCTGGGCGCGCAGTGGCAGGGCAACGTCCCGACGCTGCGCCTGTGGGCGCCGACCGCGCAGGACGTCAAATTACGCCTGACCGTGCCCGGCGGTCAGGAGACGGTGGTGCCCATGACCCGTGACGCGAAGGGCGTCTGGACCGTGAAGGGCGCGCAGACCTGGCGCGGCGCCGCCTACCGCTACGAGGTGAAGGTGTACGCGCCCAGCACCGGCAAGGTCGAGACGAACCTCGTGACCGATCCGTACTCGGTGGCGCTGACGCGGGGCAGCGCCCGCTCGGTGCTGCTGGACCTGAACGATCCGGCCACCAGACCGCAGGGCTGGGACGCCCTGAAGAAACCGGCGCTGCGTTCGGCGGGCGACCTGAGCTTCTACGAGCTGCACCTGCGTGACTTCAGCGCCGCCGACAGCACCGTCCCGGCGGCGCAGCGCGGCACGTACCTCGCGTTCACGCTGCCCGGCAGTGACGGCGTGAAGCACCTGAAGGCCCTGGCCGACGCGGGCCTGAAGGCCGTGCACCTGCTGCCCACCTTCGACATCGCCACGATCAGCGAGGACAAGGCCGCGTGGAAGTCCCCCGGTGACCTGAGCCGGTTCGCGCCGAACAGCGACGAGCAGCAGAAAGCCGTGACGGCCGTGAAGGACGCCGACGCCTACAACTGGGGGTACGACCCGTACCACTACATGGTGCCCGAGGGCAGCTACGCCGTGAACCCCGACCAGCGGACCCTGGAGTACCGCCGCATGGTCGCCGCGCTGAACGGCATGGGCCTGCGGGTCGTGCAGGACGTGGTGTTCAACCACACAGCCGCCAGTGGGCAGGCGGACCGCAGCGTGCTGGACCGGATCGTGCCCGGCTACTACCACCGCCTGAACGCCAGCGGCGGCGTGGAGAACAGTACCTGCTGCTCGAACACCGCCACCGAGCACGTCATGATGCGCAAGTTGATGGTGGACACGCTGGTCCTGATGGCAAAGGCCTACAAGGTGGACGGCTTCCGCTTCGACCTGATGGGGCACCACATGGTCGCCGACCTGCAGGCCGCCCGCAAGGCGCTCGACGCGCTGACCGTGCAGAAGGACGGGGTGGACGGCAAGAGCATCTACCTCTACGGCGAGGGCTGGGACTTCGGCGAGGTGCAGGGCAACAAGCGCGGCCCGAACGCCACGCAACTGAACCTGTTCGGGCAGGGCATCGGGACCTTCAACGACCGCCTGCGTGACGCGGTGCGCGGCGGCAACCCCTTCGGCGGCCTGCAGGAGCAGGGCTTCGCGACCGGGCTGTTCGTGCTGCCCAACGGGCAACCCGCGAACGCGGATAAGGCCAGGGCCCTGAGCCTCGCCGATCAGGTGCGGATCGGCCTGACCGGGAACCTGCGCGACTACCGCTTCACCGACGCGACCGGCAAGACCGTGAAGGGCGCCGAGGTGAACTACAACGGCGCGCCCGCCGGGTACGCAGCCAGCCCCCGCGAGGCGATCACGTACGTCAGCGCGCACGACAACCAGACGCTGTTCGACGCGGTCCTCCTGAAAGCGCCCCTGAGCGCCACCTCCGCGCAGCGCACCCGCATGCAGAACCTCGCCAACAGCGTCGTGCTGCTCGGGCAGGGCCTGCCGTTCAGCTACGCCGGGGACGAGATCCTTCGCTCCAAGAGCTTCGACACCGACAGCTACAACAGCGGCGACTGGTTCAACACCCTGGACTTCACCGGCAAGAGCAACGGCTTCGGCCGGGGGCTGCCGCCCGCCGAGAAGAACGAGGCGAACTGGAACCTGTACCGCGGCCTGCTGGGCAACCCGGCCCTGAAACCGTCGGCGGCCGACATTCAGCGGGCCTTCGACCACTACCGCGAGATGCTGCGCGTCCGGTACTCCAGCACGCTGTTCCGCATGGACACCGCCGCGCAGGTGGGGCAGGGCCTGACGTTCCTGAACGTGGGCCCGGCGCAGCAGCCCGGCGTGATCGCCATGAAACTCAGCGGCGCCATCAGTCCCACCAACCCCTACCGCAACGTGGTCGTGGTGTTCAACGCGACCGGCCAGGGCGTGACCCTCAGCGACGCGGCCCTCGCGGGCCTGAACCTGGGCCTGCACCCCGCGCTGGCCGCCGGCACCGACGCGACCGTGAAGACCAGCCGCGCCTCGGGCAACAGCGTGACCGTGCCCGCGCTGACCACCGCCGTGTTCGTCGGGAAGTGA
- a CDS encoding Mov34/MPN/PAD-1 family protein: protein MLHLPDSLHAALWAHARQDPARECVGALGGRRLECGQDTVWDVRTLYPLPNIAPHPDRAYLADPRCLLRALKAMRAENLELVGLYHSHPRGPQAPSETDRRLASYEVPYLIADLRSGQLGAYHLPGGQRVPLVVGAAPPGMPAATPAS from the coding sequence GTGCTGCACCTGCCCGATTCCCTGCACGCCGCGCTGTGGGCGCACGCCCGTCAGGATCCGGCGCGCGAGTGCGTGGGCGCGCTGGGTGGCAGGCGGCTGGAATGCGGCCAGGACACTGTCTGGGACGTGCGGACCCTGTACCCGCTGCCGAACATCGCGCCTCACCCGGACCGGGCGTACCTCGCGGACCCCCGCTGCCTGCTGCGCGCCCTGAAGGCCATGCGTGCCGAGAACCTGGAACTCGTGGGGCTGTACCACAGTCACCCGCGCGGCCCGCAGGCACCCAGCGAGACCGACCGGCGTCTGGCGAGTTACGAGGTGCCGTACCTGATTGCCGACCTGCGCAGCGGTCAGCTGGGCGCGTACCACCTGCCTGGCGGTCAGCGGGTCCCCCTGGTGGTGGGTGCCGCGCCGCCCGGGATGCCGGCGGCGACCCCTGCCTCCTGA
- the galT gene encoding galactose-1-phosphate uridylyltransferase gives MTTPTEAPATLHAQDFTKPDGRTLTLYGLEPVTVTGEIPSPSPDPVDARPLLRWHPLRGEWVMYAAHRMGRTFLPPPEYNPLAPTSDPAHPTELPQGRYDIAVFDNRFPSLTLNAPTPPQGPAGTRAGVGKCEVVVFSQNAQGRLSDLTDAQVDLLLGVWADRTTRLAATGQIHSVLAFENRGVEVGVTLHHPHGQIYAYDHVPPVQARMTAQMEAYHAQSGRPWLPDFVEGERESGERIVHDDGESLSVVPPFARYTFETWVLPTRPVSLLSELGAGERASLARTLKDALLRLDGLFGVRMPYLLTVHQAPLDGPHPAFPLHIEIYPYLRAPGRMKYLAGTEQGAGEFANDKFPEAAAAELRAVSPTAGENL, from the coding sequence ATGACCACCCCCACCGAGGCCCCCGCCACCCTGCACGCGCAGGACTTCACGAAACCCGACGGGCGCACCCTGACGCTGTACGGCCTGGAGCCGGTCACCGTGACCGGCGAGATTCCCAGCCCCAGCCCGGACCCCGTGGACGCCCGCCCGCTGCTGCGCTGGCACCCGCTGCGCGGCGAGTGGGTCATGTACGCCGCGCACCGCATGGGGCGCACGTTCCTGCCGCCGCCCGAGTACAACCCGCTGGCCCCCACCAGCGACCCCGCGCACCCCACCGAGCTGCCGCAGGGCCGCTACGACATCGCGGTGTTCGACAACCGCTTTCCCAGCCTGACCCTGAACGCGCCCACGCCGCCACAGGGCCCGGCCGGGACGCGCGCGGGCGTGGGCAAATGCGAGGTCGTGGTGTTCAGCCAGAATGCCCAGGGCCGCCTGAGCGACCTGACGGACGCGCAGGTGGACCTGCTGCTGGGCGTCTGGGCTGACCGCACCACCCGGCTGGCGGCGACCGGGCAGATTCACAGCGTCCTGGCCTTCGAGAACCGGGGCGTGGAGGTCGGCGTGACGCTGCACCACCCGCACGGGCAGATCTACGCCTACGATCACGTGCCGCCCGTGCAGGCCCGCATGACCGCGCAGATGGAGGCGTACCACGCGCAGAGCGGCCGCCCGTGGCTCCCGGACTTCGTGGAGGGCGAGCGGGAGAGCGGCGAACGGATCGTCCATGACGACGGCGAGTCCCTGAGCGTCGTGCCGCCGTTCGCGCGCTACACCTTCGAGACGTGGGTCCTGCCCACCCGCCCGGTCAGTCTGCTGTCCGAACTGGGCGCCGGGGAGCGCGCCAGCCTCGCCCGCACCCTGAAAGACGCCCTGCTGCGCCTGGACGGCCTGTTCGGCGTGCGGATGCCGTACCTGCTGACGGTGCATCAGGCGCCGCTGGACGGACCGCACCCGGCGTTCCCGCTGCACATCGAGATCTACCCGTACCTGCGTGCACCGGGCCGCATGAAGTACCTCGCCGGGACCGAGCAGGGCGCCGGGGAGTTCGCGAACGACAAATTCCCGGAGGCGGCCGCCGCCGAACTGCGCGCCGTCTCCCCCACCGCCGGAGAGAACCTGTGA
- the galK gene encoding galactokinase: MTTPTPSESLPTFEQHFGRAPQVTASAPGRVNLLGEHTDYQGGFVLPTAIPQVTTVALGANGTREHRVFAADLNEQSTFPVGGNAEGGFARYVAGALALGGAPDGLDVLVTSNVPMGAGLSSSAALEVAVLRGLRDLGILDASDERIALIAQRVEHEFVGVQCGIMDQMASSVANSATMLLLDTRSLERWLLPLPAGAEVLVIDSGVPRRLAESGYNERRAQVEEAARLLGVTELRDVQDPQSVEALPEPLRERARHVVSENARVQAALAADVDAARFGVLMNASHASLRDDYAVSHPRVDELVALLQAHPDVFGARMTGAGFGGAVVALVRAGQAGAVARAVLAQYGPEGRQVVP, from the coding sequence GTGACGACGCCCACCCCCTCAGAGAGCCTTCCGACCTTCGAGCAGCACTTCGGCCGCGCGCCGCAGGTGACGGCCAGCGCGCCGGGCCGCGTGAACCTGCTGGGCGAGCACACCGACTACCAGGGCGGGTTCGTGCTGCCCACCGCCATCCCGCAGGTGACGACCGTGGCGCTGGGTGCCAACGGCACGCGCGAGCACCGGGTGTTCGCCGCCGACCTGAACGAACAGAGCACCTTCCCGGTCGGCGGGAATGCCGAAGGCGGCTTCGCACGCTACGTGGCGGGCGCCCTGGCGCTGGGCGGCGCGCCGGACGGACTGGACGTCCTCGTCACGTCGAACGTGCCGATGGGCGCGGGCCTGAGCAGCAGCGCCGCGCTGGAAGTCGCGGTCCTGCGCGGCCTGCGGGACCTGGGCATCCTGGATGCCAGCGACGAACGCATCGCCCTGATCGCGCAGCGCGTCGAGCACGAGTTCGTGGGCGTGCAGTGCGGCATCATGGACCAGATGGCCAGCTCGGTGGCGAACAGCGCGACCATGCTGCTGCTCGACACCCGCAGCCTGGAACGCTGGCTGCTGCCGCTGCCTGCCGGGGCCGAGGTGCTGGTCATCGACAGCGGCGTGCCGCGCAGACTCGCCGAGAGCGGCTACAACGAACGCCGCGCCCAGGTCGAGGAGGCCGCCCGCCTGCTGGGCGTGACCGAACTGCGCGACGTGCAGGACCCCCAGAGCGTGGAGGCGCTGCCCGAACCGCTGCGCGAACGGGCGCGGCACGTGGTCAGCGAGAACGCCCGCGTGCAGGCCGCGCTGGCCGCCGACGTGGACGCCGCGCGCTTCGGCGTGCTGATGAACGCCAGCCACGCCAGCCTGCGCGACGATTACGCGGTCAGCCACCCGCGCGTGGATGAACTCGTGGCGCTGCTGCAGGCGCACCCGGACGTGTTCGGGGCGCGCATGACCGGCGCGGGCTTCGGCGGCGCGGTCGTGGCGCTCGTGCGGGCCGGGCAGGCGGGCGCGGTCGCACGGGCGGTACTGGCGCAGTACGGCCCCGAGGGACGGCAGGTCGTTCCCTGA
- a CDS encoding ATP-binding protein → MPGRIHALHGFIGSGKTTLARTLETQLGALRFTSDEWMTALYGQDPPADAFPALFRRVMTVMEAQWTRAAALGVPVILDHGFWTRAARDELRAQAAALGAPLTLHVLTVPDAEARRRVQARNLQPGALLIADDTFDLFRPRFEPLTPDEEGLQDVTRWP, encoded by the coding sequence ATGCCGGGCCGCATCCACGCGCTGCACGGCTTCATCGGCAGCGGCAAGACCACCCTGGCCCGCACCCTGGAAACGCAGCTGGGCGCGCTGCGCTTCACGTCCGACGAGTGGATGACCGCCCTGTACGGCCAGGACCCGCCCGCCGACGCGTTCCCGGCCCTGTTCCGGCGCGTGATGACCGTCATGGAGGCCCAGTGGACCCGCGCCGCCGCGCTCGGCGTACCCGTCATTCTGGACCACGGGTTCTGGACCCGCGCGGCCCGCGACGAACTGCGCGCGCAGGCGGCCGCGCTGGGCGCACCTCTGACCCTGCACGTCCTGACCGTCCCGGACGCCGAGGCGAGGCGGCGCGTGCAGGCCCGCAACCTCCAGCCGGGCGCGCTGCTGATCGCCGACGACACCTTCGACCTGTTCCGCCCGCGTTTCGAGCCGCTCACGCCGGACGAGGAGGGCCTGCAGGACGTGACCCGCTGGCCCTGA
- a CDS encoding nucleoside hydrolase has protein sequence MTDRTPARPAPLPVIFDGDPGLDDAVGWLLALGSFEDVQVLGFTAVHGNVPLALTTRNAGVVLALSGEAGRDVPYFAGADRPLLREGVTAAGVHGATGLPAAGLPEPLRAPEAEHAVDFIIRTVRARPGEVTLVATGPLTNVALALRLAPDIAPLIREIVWMGGSTGHGNRTPAAEFNALVDPHAAQIVFGAGVPLRMVGLNVTMQAVATPDRVAALRALGNRAGAACAELLTFYAGVYRDRYGLSGGALHDPLAVAAAFRPDLLDWQSMHVQVETQEGLNLGRTVCDLYGVTGRPANAQVAVGVRDREFFTLLLERIARLP, from the coding sequence ATGACTGACCGCACCCCGGCCCGCCCCGCTCCGCTGCCCGTGATCTTCGACGGTGACCCCGGCCTGGACGACGCGGTGGGCTGGCTGCTGGCGCTGGGCAGCTTCGAGGACGTGCAGGTGCTGGGCTTCACGGCCGTGCACGGGAACGTGCCGCTGGCCCTGACCACCCGGAATGCGGGCGTGGTGCTGGCCCTCTCGGGCGAGGCGGGACGGGACGTGCCGTACTTCGCGGGCGCGGACCGGCCCCTGCTGCGCGAGGGGGTCACGGCGGCGGGCGTGCACGGCGCGACCGGCCTGCCGGCGGCGGGCCTGCCGGAGCCGCTGCGGGCGCCGGAGGCGGAACACGCCGTGGATTTCATCATCCGCACGGTGCGGGCGCGGCCGGGCGAGGTGACGCTGGTCGCGACCGGGCCGCTCACGAACGTGGCGCTGGCCCTGCGGCTCGCGCCGGATATCGCGCCGCTGATCCGCGAGATCGTGTGGATGGGCGGCAGTACCGGGCACGGGAACCGCACGCCGGCCGCCGAGTTCAACGCGCTGGTCGACCCGCACGCCGCGCAGATCGTGTTCGGTGCGGGCGTGCCGCTGCGCATGGTGGGCCTGAACGTGACCATGCAGGCGGTCGCCACGCCGGACCGCGTGGCTGCCCTGCGCGCCCTGGGGAACCGCGCGGGGGCCGCGTGCGCGGAACTGCTGACCTTCTACGCGGGGGTGTACCGCGACCGCTACGGCCTGAGTGGCGGCGCGCTGCACGACCCGCTGGCCGTCGCGGCGGCGTTCAGGCCGGACCTGCTGGACTGGCAGAGCATGCACGTGCAGGTCGAGACGCAGGAGGGACTGAACCTGGGCCGAACCGTCTGCGACCTGTACGGCGTGACCGGGCGGCCCGCGAACGCGCAGGTGGCGGTCGGCGTGCGGGACCGCGAGTTCTTCACGCTGCTGCTGGAACGGATCGCGCGCCTCCCCTGA